The genomic stretch CGAGATCGAGGACCACGGCGGTAATCCGGTCGTCCGTGGCCGCGGCATCGAGGCCGCGTACGAGATCGCGGGCCTGATATTCGGCAATTGGCGCGCTGGTGGCGAGCAGGGCGGCGATGGGATCGACCTCGGAACGTTCCTCCACGATCACGCCGTCGAGATCGAGCACAAGCGCCCCGTCGCGCACGGCGGCAGGGCTTGGCCGGGCGGTCAGGATGGCGAAGAGGGCGGCGAAAAACAGCACCATGAAGACGAGCACCAGCGCGTCTTTCACCCCGACCAGAAACTTCCACACCTTGCCTGCGAAACCCATCGAAACCGTTCTCCTGTTGCGCCCTAGCTAGGCGTGCGGAGCGCGCTTCGCCAGCGATAAGCGCTTGAGCGCGCGATAAGCCTCGACTAAGGGCGTGGCTTCAATGGCATCGACGGAAACTTCGCCCCACGCGGCCCGCTATCCGGCGGGCGCGCAGGCATTCCCGCACCGCGACCTGATCGGCATCGGCCAGCTCAAGCGGCACGAAATCCTCTTCCTTCTCGACGAGGCTGAACAATGGGTGACGCTGAACCGCCAGCCGACCAAGCATAACGACCTTTTGGCTGGGCTGACGGTCATCAATGCCTTCTTCGAGAACAGCACGCGCACACTGCTGAGCTTCGAAATCGCGGGCAAGCGGCTGGGCGCGGATGTGGTCAATATGCATGCCGCGACTTCGAGCGTGAAAAAGGGCGAGACCCTGATCGATACTGCGATCACGCTGAACGCGATGCGCGCAGATGCGATCGTGATCCGCCACGGATCGAGCGGGGCGACGCAGCTGATCGCGGACAAGGTCGATTGCCCGGTACTTAATGCTGGCGACGGGCAGCACGAGCACCCGACGCAAGGCCTGCTCGATGCGCTGGCGCTGCGCCACGCCCTGCGCGAGCGGGGCGAGGCTGCGGACGACTTTACCGGCCTCGTCATCGTCATATGCGGCGATATTCTCCACAGCCGGGTCGCGCGCTCGAACCTGCTGTGCCTCCAGGCGCTGGGGGCGACGGTGCGCCTGTGTGC from Qipengyuania profundimaris encodes the following:
- a CDS encoding aspartate carbamoyltransferase catalytic subunit, coding for MASTETSPHAARYPAGAQAFPHRDLIGIGQLKRHEILFLLDEAEQWVTLNRQPTKHNDLLAGLTVINAFFENSTRTLLSFEIAGKRLGADVVNMHAATSSVKKGETLIDTAITLNAMRADAIVIRHGSSGATQLIADKVDCPVLNAGDGQHEHPTQGLLDALALRHALRERGEAADDFTGLVIVICGDILHSRVARSNLLCLQALGATVRLCAPPALMPTGIEAMGAEVYHDFEAALDGADVAMMLRLQTERMSGQFIPSAREYHHLYGLTKQRLANAKPDALVMHPGPMNRGVEIDSEVADLIDRSIITRQVEMGVAIRMAALDVLTRRGRGVDGWGAAA